CCCGGTCCGGCCGGACCGGGCGGTCGAGCCACAGCCGGTGCACCACGAACGAAGGCGCGGTGCGCAGTCGTCGTATCTGGGCGCGCCACAGGTCGTTACCGAGTTCGGGAGACGCGGCCACGACCTGTTGCAGTCCGCCGACGTCCAGCGCCAGCACCACGGCGTCGGCGGACAGCGCGCCGTCTTCGGTGTGCACCGCGAATTTGCCTTCGGCACTCGAGACGCTTTCGACGCGCTGCACCGGGGTGCCCGAACGGAACCGGACGCCGCGCTCGCTCAGGTACTCCCGCAACGGATTCCACAGGCCGACATCGAAATTGGCGTTCGCGACGTCGAAGATCAGCCCCTCGCTGGAGCCGAGGAAGTAGATGTGGAACATCGTCGCAAGTTCACCGGCGGACAGCTGCGTCGGCTCGGCGAAGAAGCTGCGGGAGAACACCTCGAAGGCGAGATGACGCGCCGACTCCGGAAAATTGATGCTCTTGAGGAACGTTTCGGCGTCGATGTGGTCCAGCTGGTGATAGATCTCGGGAACCGAGACCGCCGCCAGCGGCGCGGACGCCTTGGCGTCGATGCGGGCCAGGTCGGAGAGCCGGAACGTCGGGCTGCGCAGCGCGAACACCAGCGCGTTCCAGGGTGGCGTGCGGGGCAGCCCGCGGAAGGTGTCGCGCCGGCCCGCGCCGTCGATCAACGGGTAATCGGTGACCGGTGTCAGCATGCGCAGCTGCGGATCGACGCGGCTCAACAGCGCCCGCAGGTTGTAGTACTGACGGAAGAAGGCGTGGAACCCGCGGTTCATCGGCAGGTCGGCGCCGTCTTCCTGTTCGGTCCAGCCACCGACCCGCCCGCCGAGATAAAGCTCTTTCTCCACCACTTCGACGTCGACACCGCGTTCGGCGAGTCCGGTGGCGGCCGCCAGGCCGGCAATCCCGGCCCCGACGACCACCACGCGCGGGCGCGAGGACAGTGCTGTGGCGTCGGCCAGTCCGGGTGTGGCCACGTGCCGTTCGCGGCGGCGGTCGGTCCGGCTGTTGGTCATCGCGGTACCTCCCCGATAAAGGTATGGACGATGTTGCGTTCCCAGCCTGGCATGGTTTCGCTGCGTACCGATGTGAATCCGGCATCGGACATCCGCCGGCGGAACCGCTGCGCCCCGTCGAAACTCAGCACGCTGCGCCACAAGTGGCGGTACAGGGTGGTGCTCCGGGTCCGCAACCAGCCCGACGGAATGATGATCCCCCAGCACACCGCGTGCCAAATACGCACGGCGGCAGCGGAATCGCGCACGGAGTACTCGTGCACCGCCAGCGTTCCGCCCGGCCGCAACAGTCCGCCGAAGGCGCGCAGTTGAGCGTCCGGGTCGGCGAGGTTGCGCAGCAGGTAGGCCGCGAGAATGGCGTCGAACGGGCCGGTGATGCCGTGCTCGGCGAGATCTTCGATGGGGGTGTGCACGAACCGCACCGACTCCGGCCACGACTTGGCGCGCGCCGCCTCGAGCATGCCGGCTGAGGCGTCGACGGCGATGATCTCGGCCTCGGGAGCCGCCGCCAGCAGCGCGGCCGTCGACGCGCCGGTGCCACAACCGGCATCGAGCAGTCGCAGGCCGCGACCGTTGTCCGGTAAAGCCATACGCTGCACCGAACGTCGTAGATTGCTGTGATAGCCGGGGTTGGCGCCCACCAGGCGGTCGTAGGCGTCGGCGCCGACGTCGAATGCGTCCGGAACGTCGCCGCGGGCAAGACCTGCTTTATCCATCATCACCGCCGTACACGTTGATACTCCCACAGCAGTAGGACCCCGGTCACCAGCGCGAAGCCGAACAGGAAGTCCTCAACCGGAATGTCGAAGGGAAAGCGCAGACCGCTGGTCTGCCGTTCGTCGTAGATGACCACCGGGGCACTGAGCTTGGTCAGCCAGCCGTCGACCGGAACCTGGAAGCCCAGCACGATCACCATCGACAGCCAGTAAGCCAGCTTCCGGAACAGGCCGGTGCGCAACACCGTGAACTCCAGTGCGCACACCGCCAGCACCGACACCACGGCCGGAACGGTGTAGCCCAATCCGGTCATCGGCGTCTGCTCCAGGCGAGGATTGTGCTCACCGCGCTGTAGGTGAGCAGCCCGCAGATGGGAATCACCACGAAGAACAGCACCTCCTCGATGGGTATGCGAGGCGGCAACTCGATGCCGGTGATGTATTCGCTGTTGTACCACCATATTCCGGCGGCGATCGCGATGGCATCCCATACCAGGAACACGGCCGCGAATGGCACCACCGCACGCAGCAGACGGCCCGGTTGGCGGTACACACCCTTGCCGAACAGTTCGAGCGGCAATGTGATCAGCAGGCACAGGCCCAGGACGATCAGATATTGCCAGTGGTCGCTCACGCGGCACCGGGTTTCCGGTGATCGGGCACGGATCGGCGGATGCGCCAGGCCTCGAACAGAGCGCTGCCGGCCACCTGAATGCGGCGCGCCTTTCCGACCGTGGCGCGGTGGCTGAAGACGGCGAACTCGCTGTCCTCGATGCGGTCCAGAATCTCCGAGTAGAGCGTCAACGCTGTGGTCACGCACGGGCGTGACCGCGGCGCCAGCAACGGGATCCCGTCAGCGGCGAACCGGTAGATCTCGCGGGTGATCTTGTGCTGCTCGGCCAGTGCGTCCCGGACCCGCGCGTCGGTGCGGCGGTGCATATGACACCACAGCATCAGCTCGCGGTCCACGCCGTGCGCGGCGAGTTCATCGGCCGGCAGATAGATCCGGTCGCGCAACAGGTCTTCGTCGACGTCCCGCAGGAAGTTCGTCAACTGGAACGCGCGGCCCAGCGCTTCGGCGTACGGCGCCGCTTCGCCTGGGTCACCGACCGTGCCGAGTATCGGAAGCACTTGCAGACCAATGACTTCCGCGGACCCCCGCATGTACTGATTGAGGGCGGCGCGATCCGGATAGGCGGTGACGGTCAGATCCATGCGCATGGAGTCCAGGAAGTCCACGAACAACTCGGACGCAATCTGGTACCGGTGCACCGTGTGGTCGACCGCCGTCAGCACCGGCTCGTCACGCTGCGCGCCGCCGGCGAAGAAGCGGTCGGACAGCACCTGCAGCCGATCAGCCCGCGCCGCGGCGTCCAGGTTCGGGTTGAACTCGTCGAGAATGTCATCGGCGAGGCGGGCGAAGGCGTACAGCGCATGGATCGCCGGACGCTGGTCGGGAGCCAGCAGCCGGGTCGCCAGGAAATACGTGCGGCCGTTCTGTGCCGCGATCTTTCGGCAACTGCGATAGGCGGCACGCAAGTCGGGATCGTCGATCCCGGCGGCGTCGAGTTCGGCGCGGATCATGGCAGCCGTGCTTTCAGATCCAGCTGCGTGGAAATGCGGTCCGGCACCCCGGTGACGCGGTCGGCGGCCAACCGCCCGGAGATCAGAGTGGTCGGCACCCCCACACCGGGCGTGGTCGACGACCCGGCCAGCACCGCGTTATCGATGCCGCGCACCAGGTTCGCGGGCCGGAACGGACCGGTCTGGGCGAAGGTGTGCGCCAGGGCGAACGGGGTGCCCGCGGCCATGCCGGCCCGGGCCCAGTCTGCGGGGGTGTCCACGTGCAGCACCTCGGCATCATCGCGCAGGCCCGGCAACAGTCGCTGTTCCACCGCCTCCAGCATGGTCGCAGCGTAGGGGCCGGCCGTGTTCGACCAGTCGATGTGACCGCGGTCGAGGTTGGGCGCCGGCGCCAGCACGTAGAGCAGATCGCGTCCGGCCGGGGCGAGGCCGGGATCGCTGGCCGTCGGGCGTGTCACCAGCAGTGACGGATCCCGCATCAGCCGGCCGTCGCGGATGATGTCGGTGAACGTCTGGTCCCACGCGTCGCCGAAAAGGATGGTGTGGTGGGCCGGCGGTGGTTCGATGGCGCGGCAACCCACGTGCATCACCACGGCCGACGGGGCCGCGCGCAGCTTCAGCGGGCGCCTGGGCCGTCGGCCCAGCAGTTCGTACGTCAGCGGCAACTCGGTGGTCAGCACCACCGCGTCGCAGGCGATGCGGTCACCCTGGGCGGTGATCACCGCGTTGACGCGCTCGCCGCTGCGCTCCAGCGATGTGACCGTGGACCCGTACCGGAACTGCACCCCGGCATCCTGGGCCGCCGCGGCCAGCGCGTCGGGTAGCGCCCGCACACCGCCGCGCGGGAAGAACACACCGGACACCGTGTCCATGTAGGCGATCACCGCGTACACGGCCAGCGCGTCCTGGGGAGCGACCCCGGCATAAAGGGCCTGGAAGGTGAAAACCCGCCGCAGCCTCGGGTCGCTGATGTAGCGCTTGACCATCGTCTCCCAGCGCCGGAAACCGCCGATACCGGCAAGCCGGGCCAACTGCGGGGTGACCATCGAAAGGGGTGAGTCGAAGTTCGCCGCGATGAAGCCGTCGAACTCTATTCGGTAGAGCCGGTCCAGCCAATCTCGCAACGAGCGGTAGCCGTCGGCAGCCTGCGGCCCGGCGAACTCCCGCACCGAGGCTGCCATCCGCTCGGCGTCGGTGTGGACGTCGAGGGCGGCGCCGTCGGCGAACATGGCCCGATAGGCCGGGTCAACCGGCAACAGATCGAGGCGCTGCGCCATTGATTCGCCGACCGCGGCGAAGGCCTCCTCGATGAGGTCGGGCATGGTGAGCACCGTCGGGCCGGTGTCGATCAGGTAGCCACCGATGTCGCGGCGACCCGCACGACCTCCCGGCCACGGTTCACGCTCGACCACCGTGACTTCCCGCCCCCGACCGGCCAGGTGCAGCGCCGCCGCGAGCCCGGAAAGCCCGGCACCCACCACGACGACCCGATCGGTCCGGCCGCCTACCGTACGCATCAGCATTCCTCCCGTGCGATCATGCGGCCCGCTTGGTGCACACGCCGGCCATACTGGCCAGCGCGCCACTGATGGGGCCGTCGATTCCGCTGCTGTCCAACGCTTTCTGGGCGATCTCCACGCGGTCGGTGATGAGTTCCTCGATCCGCTGCACGGCGCCTGTCGCGAAAATCAAAGAGCGCCAATGCTCCAGGTCCTCATCGGTGAGATGGTCGCGATCGACCAGCTTCCCGAATTCCCGTCGCGTCGACTTGTCGGCCAGCTCGTACGCCGCGACCATCAAGCTGGTCGCCTTGCGTTCCAGGAGATCGCCGCCGTTCGGCTTGCCGGTGGTGCCCGGCGACCCGAAGACGCCGAGGATGTCGTCGCGCAGTTGGAAGGCCTCGCCGACGGCACTGCCGTATTCACCCAGCCGTGCCAGAGTGTGCTCGCTGCAGCCGGCCATCGCGGCGCCGATCTCGAGTGGCCGGCGCACCGTGTAGTTGCCGGACTTCAGACGTGCGACGTTGAGCACCGCATCCAGGGTCGGCAGTTTGCGAACGTCCAGGGTGAGGTCGGCGAACTGGCCGACCGCCAGCTCGGTGCGCATCGCGTCGTAGCGCGGCCAGGCCCGGTGCAGCTGATGACGGCTCAGGCCACAGTCGCGCAGCATCTGTTCGGCCCAGATCAGGCACAGATCGCCGAGCAGCACCGCGGCGGATTCGCCGAACCGCCTCGACGAGCCGGACAGGCCGCGCTGGCGGTGCCAGCGCTCGAACTGGATGTGCGCGGCCGGCAACCCGCGCCGCGACGGCGAGTCGTCCATCACATCGTCCTGCAGCAGTGCGAAAGCGTGCAGTAATTCTAAGCTGGCGGTGGCTGACAGGGCAGCTTCGCTGGGCGGCGCACCGGACAGCCAGCCCAGGTACATGAAGGTCGACCGGAGGCATTTGCCGCCCTTGACGAACTCGAGCAGGACTTCACCGGCGGTGTCGACGCCACAGTCACCCAGTGTGTCGGTGCAGCGCGCCAAGACGAACGCTTCGACCTCGGCCAGCACGGCCCGTCTTAGGCTGATCCGCCAGTCGTCGAACTGGTCGGTGGCAGACAGGGCCGCTGGGCCTTTGCGTGCGGCTTCGGCAAGGGCCACCCGCGGGAATCCACGCACATCTCCCACGTTGGCTCCCTCGAAGACTCCCTCGAAATCGGCGTCGGCCGCTGACATCGGACGGCTCGGATTCACGCGTTGGTACCCCCTCGACGAGATGCCAAACCACGGGCTGGTGGCGGTGGGCAGGTAGGACTATTATCTTCATTTATTTAATCGTTAACTTACTGAATGATTGTGTAGACCGCCAGTCGTACGGGTCGGCCGCCGACTATTGAGCACACGTAGCAGAGCTCGATTCGGTTCAAGCGGGTTTTCCCGAGCGGAGAAGTTTTCCTGTGCAGAGAAAGGGAACCCGCCGCCGGTGAATGTTTCTG
This genomic stretch from Mycobacterium paragordonae harbors:
- a CDS encoding phytoene/squalene synthase family protein, which translates into the protein MIRAELDAAGIDDPDLRAAYRSCRKIAAQNGRTYFLATRLLAPDQRPAIHALYAFARLADDILDEFNPNLDAAARADRLQVLSDRFFAGGAQRDEPVLTAVDHTVHRYQIASELFVDFLDSMRMDLTVTAYPDRAALNQYMRGSAEVIGLQVLPILGTVGDPGEAAPYAEALGRAFQLTNFLRDVDEDLLRDRIYLPADELAAHGVDRELMLWCHMHRRTDARVRDALAEQHKITREIYRFAADGIPLLAPRSRPCVTTALTLYSEILDRIEDSEFAVFSHRATVGKARRIQVAGSALFEAWRIRRSVPDHRKPGAA
- the crtI gene encoding phytoene desaturase family protein — encoded protein: MRTVGGRTDRVVVVGAGLSGLAAALHLAGRGREVTVVEREPWPGGRAGRRDIGGYLIDTGPTVLTMPDLIEEAFAAVGESMAQRLDLLPVDPAYRAMFADGAALDVHTDAERMAASVREFAGPQAADGYRSLRDWLDRLYRIEFDGFIAANFDSPLSMVTPQLARLAGIGGFRRWETMVKRYISDPRLRRVFTFQALYAGVAPQDALAVYAVIAYMDTVSGVFFPRGGVRALPDALAAAAQDAGVQFRYGSTVTSLERSGERVNAVITAQGDRIACDAVVLTTELPLTYELLGRRPRRPLKLRAAPSAVVMHVGCRAIEPPPAHHTILFGDAWDQTFTDIIRDGRLMRDPSLLVTRPTASDPGLAPAGRDLLYVLAPAPNLDRGHIDWSNTAGPYAATMLEAVEQRLLPGLRDDAEVLHVDTPADWARAGMAAGTPFALAHTFAQTGPFRPANLVRGIDNAVLAGSSTTPGVGVPTTLISGRLAADRVTGVPDRISTQLDLKARLP
- a CDS encoding class I SAM-dependent methyltransferase — translated: MDKAGLARGDVPDAFDVGADAYDRLVGANPGYHSNLRRSVQRMALPDNGRGLRLLDAGCGTGASTAALLAAAPEAEIIAVDASAGMLEAARAKSWPESVRFVHTPIEDLAEHGITGPFDAILAAYLLRNLADPDAQLRAFGGLLRPGGTLAVHEYSVRDSAAAVRIWHAVCWGIIIPSGWLRTRSTTLYRHLWRSVLSFDGAQRFRRRMSDAGFTSVRSETMPGWERNIVHTFIGEVPR
- a CDS encoding lycopene cyclase domain-containing protein, which gives rise to MTGLGYTVPAVVSVLAVCALEFTVLRTGLFRKLAYWLSMVIVLGFQVPVDGWLTKLSAPVVIYDERQTSGLRFPFDIPVEDFLFGFALVTGVLLLWEYQRVRR
- a CDS encoding FAD-dependent oxidoreductase, whose protein sequence is MTNSRTDRRRERHVATPGLADATALSSRPRVVVVGAGIAGLAAATGLAERGVDVEVVEKELYLGGRVGGWTEQEDGADLPMNRGFHAFFRQYYNLRALLSRVDPQLRMLTPVTDYPLIDGAGRRDTFRGLPRTPPWNALVFALRSPTFRLSDLARIDAKASAPLAAVSVPEIYHQLDHIDAETFLKSINFPESARHLAFEVFSRSFFAEPTQLSAGELATMFHIYFLGSSEGLIFDVANANFDVGLWNPLREYLSERGVRFRSGTPVQRVESVSSAEGKFAVHTEDGALSADAVVLALDVGGLQQVVAASPELGNDLWRAQIRRLRTAPSFVVHRLWLDRPVRPDRAPFLGTAGHPPLDNISVLERYEAEAAAWARQTGGSVVELHSYAMDSATPSDAAIEQLHKLYPETAAANVIQERVLRRSDCPLFTPGTYTRRPTVATPQSGLVLAGDGIRVDLPVALMERAATTGWVAANQLLSRWGVSGHDLFTVPTRGRSVLLRSLALRQIRSQIRGQIRGQIRERA
- a CDS encoding polyprenyl synthetase family protein, which translates into the protein MRGFPRVALAEAARKGPAALSATDQFDDWRISLRRAVLAEVEAFVLARCTDTLGDCGVDTAGEVLLEFVKGGKCLRSTFMYLGWLSGAPPSEAALSATASLELLHAFALLQDDVMDDSPSRRGLPAAHIQFERWHRQRGLSGSSRRFGESAAVLLGDLCLIWAEQMLRDCGLSRHQLHRAWPRYDAMRTELAVGQFADLTLDVRKLPTLDAVLNVARLKSGNYTVRRPLEIGAAMAGCSEHTLARLGEYGSAVGEAFQLRDDILGVFGSPGTTGKPNGGDLLERKATSLMVAAYELADKSTRREFGKLVDRDHLTDEDLEHWRSLIFATGAVQRIEELITDRVEIAQKALDSSGIDGPISGALASMAGVCTKRAA
- a CDS encoding lycopene cyclase domain-containing protein; amino-acid sequence: MSDHWQYLIVLGLCLLITLPLELFGKGVYRQPGRLLRAVVPFAAVFLVWDAIAIAAGIWWYNSEYITGIELPPRIPIEEVLFFVVIPICGLLTYSAVSTILAWSRRR